TTGAACTGTTTTTAAAAATGTGGTAATTGTATATGTTTCGCCATTTTCTTTTTCGATATTTAATTGGATTGGAGTTGTTTCTTCAATTTTATCTAACATTAACAGCGTATCAACTGAAGAAATTTTTAAATGAATGTTTCCTCTGTCCAAACCAGGTCCGTATATAACTGCTGGTATAAATCCTTCTTTTTTTACGTGATTAGATTTTTCTCCTTCTTTTCTTTCAATAGCTTTTAGTTTATATACTTTTGCCATTTGAATCCCTCCTATATGAATAAATTATTTTATTTAAATAAAATACTTACAGATAAATTATTTTTTATTCTGGCAACAGTTTCCCCAAGTAGTGAAGCAACTGATAATACATGAAATTTATCTGGCAAATCATTATGATATATTGTATCTGTAACATATATTTTTTCAATTACAGAGTTTTGTAACTTTTCTTTTGCATTTTTGGAAAGAACACCATGAGTGGCACATGCAATTACTTTTTCAGCTCCTTTTCTCTTTAACATCTCAGCTGCACCAACAAGAGAACCACCAGTATCAATAATATCATCAAAAATAATAGCAGTTTTCCCTTCAACATCTCCAATAATATTAACAATTTCAGCAACATTATCCTTAGGTCTTCGTTTATCTAATATAGCTAAAGGTAAATTCAATTTTTCAGCTAATTTTCTGGCTCTTTTAACGCCGCCAACATCCGGAGAAACAACAACTGATGCATCTTTATCAAAATTATCACATTCATTTTTGAAATAATTTACAAAAACTGGGAAACCCATTAAATTATCTACAGGAATATCAAAAAATCCCTGTATTTGTTCTGCATGAAGATCTATAGTAACAATTCTTGTTGCACCAGCAACTGTTAATAAATTTGCAACTAATTTAGCAGAAATAGGATCTCTTCCTCTGGCTTTTCTATCTTGTCTGGCATATCCGAAATAAGGAATTACAACAGCTATTGAATTAGCAGAAGCTCTTTTTAAGGCATCTATCATAATCAATAATTCCATTAAATTCTCATTTACTGGAGATGATGTGGATTGTATAACGAAAGTATCCAATCCTCTAACAGTTTCACCTATTCTAAGATTTACTTCACCATCCGCAAATCTTTTTAATTCAACTTCACTTAATCTTATACCTAAATATTGAACAATTTTTTCAGCTAAAGGTTTATTGGAATTTCCAGTAAAAATCTTTATTTCATGGGCCATTGAAAAAGGCATTTTTTTACTCTCCTTTCTCCCTCTTTTTGAATACCCAATCGGCTTTGTTAATTTGTTTTGCTCTTCCAAGAGCTAAACTGCCTTTTGGAATATTTTCTGTTATTGTTGAACCTGCCCCAATTAAAACATCATCATCAATATTTATTGGAGCTACTAAAGATGAATTACTACCTACAAATACTCTATTTCCGATATATGTTTTATGTTTGTTTTTTCCATCATAATTACATGTTATAGTTCCAGCACCAATATTCACATCTTCACCTATTGTAGCATCACCTAAATAACTTAAATGCTGAGCTTTTGTATTTTTATTTATAATGGATTTTTTTGTTTCTACAAAATTTCCAATTTTAACATTATCTCTTAAAATAGTTCCTGTTCTTAATCGAGAGTATGGCCCAATAGAAACGTTATTTCCAATAACAGCATCTTCACATTCTGAACGTACTATTTTTACGTGATTCCCAACTTTACAGCTTGAAATTCTTGTCATTGGTCCGATTTCGCAATCATCTCCAATTATAGTTTCACCGAAAATAAATGTCATTGGATGAATAATCGTATCTTGTCCGATTTTAACATCGGGAGATATATAAGTTGTACTAGGGTCTATTATGGTAACACCATTTAACATCAAGTTTTTCAAAGTTCTGTTTTTCATAATTTTCTCTGCTTCAGCAAGCTGCAATCTATTGTTTATTCCTAAAGTTTCTGAGAAATCATCTAAAATATAAGTTTTAACATTATCTAATTTTTTTGGGACGTCGGTTAGATAGTATTCCCTTTGATTGTTATTTGGTTTTATTTTAAATAAGGCGTTTTTTAATTTTTTTCCATTAAAAATAACAAAACCAGAATTTATTTCTTTAACCTTTTTCTGAATTTCATTGGCATCAGCTTCTTCAACAATATCAATGAAATTTCCATCTTGATCTTTTATTATTCTACCATAACCAGTAGGATCATTCAAAATAGCGGTTAAAATTGTAGCATCTGCATTTGTTGATATATGTTTTTCAATTAAATTTTTAAGAGTATTTTCTGTGATTAAAGGAGTATCACCATATAATATTAAGATATCTTCGTCATTTAAAAACTCTTTTGCAGACATTACAGCATGTCCTGTACCCAATTGTTCTTTTTGATAATATATATCAATATCTGAAGGAAGTATTTCCTTTACCATTTCACTTTTATGACCTAATACAACCCCGATTTTTGAAGGATTCAAATTTTTAGCAGTATCTATGACCCAGTTTATCAGTTCTTTGCCCATTATTTTGTGCATAACTTTAGGGTATTTTGATTTCATTCTTTTACCAAGTCCAGCAGCTAAAATCAAGACACGCATAATACACCTCCAATTAAATAAACACCCAATATTTAAAATAAATTTTTGTCCATATATATTTTAACATTATTTTCATTAATTAAAATTAAGATATTATCACAATTTCTTCAAAGCTTGTGTAATAATATTTTCTAAAGATAGATTTTCTATATTCATTTCTTTTAATACCTTATAGATTTTATTTCTTTCGAATCCTAAAGCTTCAAGCGCATCTAATGCATCATTTAATTTTGAATTATTTCCAGTTGTTACAAATGAATCAAAAATATTTTTTAATTCGTTTGCAATTCTTTCTGCTGTTTTTTTCCCTACACCTGGTAATTTAGATAAACCATTAATGTCATTTGCGGAAATCATAGTAGCTATATTTTCAGCGTCAGCATTTTGGAGTATTTTCAAAGCACTTTTAGACCCCAATTTTGAAACTTTTTTCAAATTAAGAAACATATTTCTTTCAAAATTATCATAGAATAAATATAAAGAAATATTCCATTCGTTTATATCAAGAATCGTTTCGAATATATATTCTTTATTTTCTTCGCAATTTTTTAATATTCTATATGTAGGAATGCTTTCAAAGAAGAAATTTTCAGATTGTATAATAATTTCATTTATATCTAATTTATTAACAACAGCTTTGATTTTTCGTATCATTAGATTTCCTCCAAATTAAGCATATATCCACGTATTTTTCCTACTAAATATAATGAGCCTGTGATAAAATAATAATCATAAGGAACTGATAACAATCTTTCAAAGGCTTCAATAGGGTTCTTTATAAATACAACATTTTTATTGAATTTTTTTAATATTTCATATGCAAGTTCTGGATTATTTGAACGCTTGTTTGGAACTTGAGTAATAATTATATAATCAAATTCATTAGAAATAATTTTCAACATACTTTCAATATCTTTATCATCTAATATACCAACTAAAGCAGCTTTTTTAAAATTTTTAATATAAGTTTTTATTGAATTTTTTAAAGCTAAAGCTCCTGAAATATTATGAGCACCTTCAAGTATAACATTTTTGTTGTTATATTCTAATAATTCGAATCGGCCTTCCCAGGTGAATTTTCTCAATCCTTTTTTTGTTTTTTCAATATCAATTTTTTTATCTCTTTTTTCAAAAAAACTCTCTACAGCCATTATTGCTGTAGAAATATTATAAGGTTGATATGTTCCATTTGCTTTGAATATTATGTCGTTAATTTCATTAAATGGGCTTTTATATGAAATAGAATTCCAATTTAAAGAAAAAGCAGGATTACTAAAATTATAATTCTTGTCAAATTCAAAAAAATTTTTTATTCCGACTTCAGTTGCTCTATCAAAAATAACTTTTTTTGATGAATTATTTATTTTTCCTAAAACAACATTGTTATCTTTTTTTATTATTCCAGCTTTTTCAAAAGCAATTTCTTCAAGTGTATTTCCTAATAAGTTCATATGATCATATTGAACTGTTGTTATAACAGACACATCAGATAAAACAACATTGGTGGCATCCAATCTTCCACCAAGACCAACTTCTAATACAGCAACATCTATTTTATTATGTGAAAAATATTTTAAAGCCAATGCTGTAATTATTTCAAAAAAGGAAGGAGACATTTCATCTTTTATAGAATCCATCTTTTCAATAGGAATAACCATATCATTTAATGTTTCAATAAAATCTTTATTTGTTATAGATTTTCCATTAATTCTTATTCTTTCAGATATATGAGTTAAATGTGGTGAAGTAAATATTCCTACCTTTAATCCATGTTCTTTTAAAATGTCATGAATGGCTCTTGATGTACTTCCTTTTCCATTTGTTCCTGTCACATGAATTACAGGAAAATCCTTTTGTGGATTTCCTAATAATTCGCATAATTTATTAATTCTTTCTAAGCCGTATTTTATTCTTGTACCACCACGTCTGTTATATATATATTCAACAGCATCTTTTAAATTTGAAATCATTTTAATTTAACTCCTCTATTAGTTTTTCTAATTTTTTGATTTGAGATTTTATTAAAGTATGGTTTTCTTTTACTTCTTCGATAACCTCTTCAGGAGCTCTTGAAATAAAGTTTGGATTATTTAATTTTTTGTCGTATTTCGTAAATTCCTTTTCTAGTTTTTCTTTCTTTTTGTTTAGTCTTTCTTTTTCTGCATTTATATCAATTAATTCCCCTAATTTTACATATGCTTCTATAGTATCATCAACATATGAAGTGGCAGCTTTTTCAGGTTTTTTATCAACAATTATTATGTTAGTCACAAAAGCTAATTCTTTAATTAACGATTCGTTATTTACAATCCAACTATCATTATCTAAAGCTTTATATGCTATTTCAACTTTTGTAATTTGAGGTATGTTAATATCCGCTTTAACGTTTCTAATACCTCTTATAAATGCTTTAATTTTTTCAAATTCAGCTTCTTCTTTGTCAAATACAAAATTCTTATCATAAACTGGCCATTTTGCAGTTATTAGATATTTTTCATC
The sequence above is a segment of the Marinitoga hydrogenitolerans DSM 16785 genome. Coding sequences within it:
- a CDS encoding ribose-phosphate pyrophosphokinase; this encodes MPFSMAHEIKIFTGNSNKPLAEKIVQYLGIRLSEVELKRFADGEVNLRIGETVRGLDTFVIQSTSSPVNENLMELLIMIDALKRASANSIAVVIPYFGYARQDRKARGRDPISAKLVANLLTVAGATRIVTIDLHAEQIQGFFDIPVDNLMGFPVFVNYFKNECDNFDKDASVVVSPDVGGVKRARKLAEKLNLPLAILDKRRPKDNVAEIVNIIGDVEGKTAIIFDDIIDTGGSLVGAAEMLKRKGAEKVIACATHGVLSKNAKEKLQNSVIEKIYVTDTIYHNDLPDKFHVLSVASLLGETVARIKNNLSVSILFK
- the glmU gene encoding bifunctional UDP-N-acetylglucosamine diphosphorylase/glucosamine-1-phosphate N-acetyltransferase GlmU; translation: MRVLILAAGLGKRMKSKYPKVMHKIMGKELINWVIDTAKNLNPSKIGVVLGHKSEMVKEILPSDIDIYYQKEQLGTGHAVMSAKEFLNDEDILILYGDTPLITENTLKNLIEKHISTNADATILTAILNDPTGYGRIIKDQDGNFIDIVEEADANEIQKKVKEINSGFVIFNGKKLKNALFKIKPNNNQREYYLTDVPKKLDNVKTYILDDFSETLGINNRLQLAEAEKIMKNRTLKNLMLNGVTIIDPSTTYISPDVKIGQDTIIHPMTFIFGETIIGDDCEIGPMTRISSCKVGNHVKIVRSECEDAVIGNNVSIGPYSRLRTGTILRDNVKIGNFVETKKSIINKNTKAQHLSYLGDATIGEDVNIGAGTITCNYDGKNKHKTYIGNRVFVGSNSSLVAPINIDDDVLIGAGSTITENIPKGSLALGRAKQINKADWVFKKREKGE
- the ruvA gene encoding Holliday junction branch migration protein RuvA; amino-acid sequence: MIRKIKAVVNKLDINEIIIQSENFFFESIPTYRILKNCEENKEYIFETILDINEWNISLYLFYDNFERNMFLNLKKVSKLGSKSALKILQNADAENIATMISANDINGLSKLPGVGKKTAERIANELKNIFDSFVTTGNNSKLNDALDALEALGFERNKIYKVLKEMNIENLSLENIITQALKKL
- a CDS encoding bifunctional folylpolyglutamate synthase/dihydrofolate synthase, with protein sequence MISNLKDAVEYIYNRRGGTRIKYGLERINKLCELLGNPQKDFPVIHVTGTNGKGSTSRAIHDILKEHGLKVGIFTSPHLTHISERIRINGKSITNKDFIETLNDMVIPIEKMDSIKDEMSPSFFEIITALALKYFSHNKIDVAVLEVGLGGRLDATNVVLSDVSVITTVQYDHMNLLGNTLEEIAFEKAGIIKKDNNVVLGKINNSSKKVIFDRATEVGIKNFFEFDKNYNFSNPAFSLNWNSISYKSPFNEINDIIFKANGTYQPYNISTAIMAVESFFEKRDKKIDIEKTKKGLRKFTWEGRFELLEYNNKNVILEGAHNISGALALKNSIKTYIKNFKKAALVGILDDKDIESMLKIISNEFDYIIITQVPNKRSNNPELAYEILKKFNKNVVFIKNPIEAFERLLSVPYDYYFITGSLYLVGKIRGYMLNLEEI